From Afipia carboxidovorans OM5, one genomic window encodes:
- the copC gene encoding copper homeostasis periplasmic binding protein CopC has product MSKTSTIVIALTAAIFSSGAALAHPQLKTSEPAAGAATSSPKQIRITFNEAVIPKFSGIEIKDQAGRPIATRKSQTDPADKKRLVVPLKEELVPGEYKVDWHAVSDDTHRVKGTYSFSVTR; this is encoded by the coding sequence ATGTCCAAGACTTCAACGATCGTCATTGCATTGACCGCAGCAATCTTTTCAAGCGGAGCAGCCCTCGCTCATCCGCAACTCAAGACCTCCGAACCTGCCGCAGGCGCGGCGACGTCTTCGCCCAAGCAAATCAGGATCACCTTCAATGAAGCGGTGATACCGAAATTCTCGGGAATCGAAATCAAGGACCAGGCGGGCCGGCCGATTGCGACCCGAAAATCCCAGACGGATCCGGCCGACAAGAAGCGATTGGTGGTGCCGCTGAAAGAGGAATTGGTCCCCGGCGAGTACAAGGTCGATTGGCACGCTGTCTCGGACGATACCCATCGCGTCAAGGGGACCTATTCGTTCAGCGTGACCCGCTGA
- the copD gene encoding copper homeostasis membrane protein CopD, translating to MIEFGLIVARFLHYLATTALAGISLFPLYAYAGAEPDVLGCWRQRWLFWTAVAVLFSGLCWFAFAAANMSGSMTDLVDAETTWAVVHDTDFGTVWTMRMLLAVLTVGVAAWGLRSKVAAHHQNWMTPLLAAILLASLAGTGHAQIEQGWAGVMHIVADAVHLLAAGAWLGGLIPLALILHRYLGTDLNVGSKDVDRILIRFSGMGYLAVAALIGSGLVNGWFLVGSPSGLLNTPYGQILLGKLALFGGMLALALANRFWLVPSLGRIRTDAAEGLARSSARLRNHVLGEQFLGWMVLLAVSILGTMQPAAG from the coding sequence ATGATCGAGTTTGGACTGATCGTCGCGCGGTTCCTGCACTATCTGGCGACAACGGCCCTCGCGGGGATATCGTTGTTTCCGCTCTATGCATACGCGGGAGCCGAACCGGACGTCTTGGGCTGCTGGCGGCAACGTTGGCTTTTCTGGACCGCCGTCGCGGTGCTGTTCAGCGGCCTATGCTGGTTTGCGTTTGCGGCCGCGAACATGAGCGGCAGCATGACCGATCTCGTCGATGCGGAGACGACGTGGGCGGTCGTCCATGACACGGATTTCGGTACCGTTTGGACGATGCGCATGCTCCTTGCGGTCCTCACGGTTGGCGTGGCGGCATGGGGTCTCCGTTCAAAGGTGGCGGCGCATCACCAGAATTGGATGACGCCGCTCCTGGCCGCGATCCTTTTGGCGTCGTTGGCCGGCACGGGTCACGCCCAGATCGAGCAAGGCTGGGCCGGCGTCATGCACATCGTTGCCGATGCCGTGCACCTACTTGCCGCCGGAGCCTGGCTTGGCGGCCTCATTCCATTGGCGTTGATCCTGCATCGCTATCTCGGAACCGACCTGAACGTCGGATCGAAGGATGTGGATCGGATTCTGATCCGGTTCTCCGGCATGGGATATCTCGCGGTCGCCGCGTTGATCGGATCGGGCCTCGTCAACGGCTGGTTCCTGGTCGGATCGCCGTCCGGGTTGTTGAACACGCCGTACGGCCAAATCCTTCTCGGAAAGCTTGCCCTGTTCGGTGGAATGCTCGCGCTCGCGCTCGCGAACCGGTTCTGGCTCGTTCCGTCGCTGGGCAGGATTCGAACGGATGCGGCCGAGGGATTAGCGAGGTCGTCCGCAAGGCTGCGCAACCATGTGCTCGGAGAGCAGTTCTTGGGATGGATGGTTCTCCTGGCGGTCAGCATCCTCGGCACGATGCAGCCGGCCGCCGGGTAG